A window from Rhinolophus sinicus isolate RSC01 linkage group LG01, ASM3656204v1, whole genome shotgun sequence encodes these proteins:
- the MMADHC gene encoding cobalamin trafficking protein CblD, which yields MANVLCNRSRLVSYLPGFYSLVKRVVNPKAFSTAGSSGSDESHVATAPPDICSRTVWPDETMGPFGPQDQRFQLPGNIGFDCHLNGTMSQKKNPVHKTLPDILAEPLSSERHEFVMAQYVNEFQGSDAPVEQEINSAETYFESAKVECAIQTCPELLRRDFQSLFPEVSTNKLVILTVTQKTKNDMTVWSEEVENEREMLLEKFISGAKEICYALRAEGYWADFIDPSSGLAFFGPYTNNTLFETDERYRHLGFSIDDLGCCKVIRHSLWGTHVFVGSIFTNATPDSYIMKKLSGNEQ from the exons ATGGCCAAT GTGCTCTGTAACAGGTCCAGACTGGTTTCCTATCTCCCAGGATTTTACTCTTTAGTTAAAAGAGTTGTAAACCCCAAAGCCTTTTCAACTGCAGGCTCTTCAGGTTCTGATGAGTCTCATGTGGCCACTGCACCTCCCGATATAT GCTCTCGAACAGTATGGCCTGATGAAACTATGGGACCATTTGGTCCTCAGGATCAGAGATTCCAGCTTCCTGGGAACATAGGTTTTGATTGTCACCTCAATGGGACCATGTCACAGAAGAAAAACCCGGTTCATAAAACTTTACCTGATATTCTAGCAGAACCTTTATCAAGTGAAAGACATGAGTTTGTGATGGCACAATATGTGAATGAATTTCAG GGTAGTGATGCACCAGTTGAACAAGAAATTAACAGTGCAGAAACTTACTTTGAAAGTGCCAAAGTAGAGTGTGCAATCCAAACATGTCCAGAATTGCTGCGAAGAG ATTTTCAATCACTGTTTCCAGAAGTGTCCACCAACAAACTAGTGATTCTGACTGTaacacagaaaactaagaatGATATGACAGTTTGGAGCGAGGaggtagaaaatgaaagagaaatgcttTTAGAAAAG TTCATCAGTGGTGCTAAGGAAATATGCTATGCTCTTCGAGCTGAAGGCTATTGGGCTGACTTTATTGACCCATCATCTGGTTTGGCA ttTTTTGGACCATATACAAACAACACTCTTTTTGAAACAGATGAACGCTATCGACATTTAGGATTCTCAATCGATGATCTTGGCTGCTGTAAAGTGATTCGTCATAGTCTCTGGGGAACCCATGTGTTTGTAGGAAGTATCTTTACAAATGCTACACCAGACAGCTACATTATGAAGAAATTAAGTGGAAACGAGCAGTAA